The following are from one region of the Planctomonas sp. JC2975 genome:
- the recQ gene encoding DNA helicase RecQ, with the protein MVGADPLDVLRTVWGYDGFRGDQAAAIGRLIGGGDAVVLMPTGGGKSLCYQVPSIVCEGTGIVISPLIALMHDQVDALGAVGVRAAYLNSTQDAAQRSAVERAYLRGELDLLYVAPERLSSEQTKQLLSRGKIALFAIDEAHCVSQWGHDFRPDYLGLSELAQRWPDVPRIALTATATEATHKEITERLRLQNAEHFVASFDRPNIQYRIVEKNDPRRQLVSFIKGEFGGDASSGDGPASGIVYGLSRKTVEQTAEHLRQNGIDAMPYHAGLDAGTRARTQSRFLRDDGVVIVATIAFGMGIDKPDVRFVAHIDLPKSVEGYYQETGRAGRDGEPAVAWLAYGLQDVVQQQRMIEQSSGDLAHRRRQSAHLDAMLALCETVGCRRQNLLQYFGQASEPCGNCDTCLNPPQTWDGTIAAQKLLSTVVRLKRERNQRFGAGHLIDILRGKRTPRVDQYGHDALSTWAIGDDLGEQQWRGVVRQLLALGLLAVNNDGYGTLAITPASAEVLNGSRTVLLRQQAERPTRSRAAKASIDALPDAAHPLFQALRAWRAEQAREQGVPAYIVFGDATLRGVAASRPGSLDELAQISGVGAKKLETYGEGVLAVVAASDG; encoded by the coding sequence ATGGTGGGCGCGGACCCGCTCGACGTGCTGCGCACGGTGTGGGGCTACGACGGATTCCGCGGCGATCAGGCCGCCGCCATCGGCCGGCTCATCGGCGGCGGCGACGCAGTGGTGCTCATGCCAACCGGTGGCGGCAAGAGCCTCTGCTACCAGGTGCCGTCGATCGTTTGTGAGGGCACGGGCATCGTCATCTCTCCGCTCATCGCGCTCATGCACGACCAGGTCGACGCGCTGGGCGCCGTCGGTGTGCGAGCCGCGTACCTCAACTCCACGCAGGATGCCGCCCAGCGTTCGGCCGTCGAACGCGCCTACCTGCGCGGCGAGCTCGACCTGCTCTACGTGGCCCCTGAGCGGCTGTCGTCCGAGCAGACGAAACAGCTGCTGTCGCGTGGAAAGATCGCGCTGTTCGCGATCGACGAGGCCCACTGCGTATCGCAGTGGGGTCACGACTTCCGGCCCGACTACCTCGGGTTGTCGGAGCTGGCGCAGCGCTGGCCGGACGTTCCGCGCATCGCGCTCACGGCCACCGCGACGGAGGCCACTCACAAGGAGATCACCGAGCGGCTGAGGCTGCAGAACGCCGAGCACTTCGTCGCGAGCTTCGACCGCCCGAACATCCAGTACCGCATCGTCGAGAAGAACGACCCGCGCAGACAGCTGGTGTCGTTCATCAAGGGCGAGTTCGGCGGGGATGCGTCATCCGGGGACGGTCCGGCATCGGGCATCGTCTACGGGCTCAGCCGCAAGACTGTCGAGCAGACGGCCGAGCACCTGCGGCAGAACGGCATCGACGCGATGCCGTACCACGCGGGACTGGATGCCGGCACTCGCGCCCGCACGCAGTCGCGCTTCCTGCGCGACGACGGCGTCGTCATCGTCGCCACCATCGCGTTCGGCATGGGCATCGACAAGCCGGACGTGCGCTTCGTCGCCCACATCGACTTGCCCAAGTCGGTCGAGGGCTACTACCAGGAGACCGGTCGTGCCGGCCGTGACGGCGAGCCCGCCGTGGCCTGGCTCGCGTACGGCCTGCAGGACGTCGTGCAGCAGCAGCGCATGATCGAGCAGTCGTCCGGGGATCTCGCGCACCGCCGGCGCCAGTCCGCACACCTGGATGCCATGCTTGCTCTGTGCGAGACCGTCGGATGCCGACGCCAGAACCTCTTGCAGTACTTCGGCCAGGCGTCCGAGCCATGCGGCAACTGCGACACGTGCCTCAATCCGCCGCAGACCTGGGACGGCACCATAGCCGCGCAGAAGTTGCTGTCGACCGTGGTGCGACTCAAGCGCGAGCGCAACCAGCGCTTCGGCGCCGGGCACCTCATCGACATCCTGCGCGGCAAGCGCACGCCGCGCGTCGACCAGTACGGACACGACGCGCTCAGCACCTGGGCCATCGGGGACGACCTCGGCGAACAGCAGTGGCGGGGCGTCGTCCGTCAGTTGCTGGCGCTTGGCCTGCTCGCTGTCAACAACGACGGATACGGCACTCTGGCCATCACGCCGGCCAGTGCCGAGGTGCTGAACGGATCACGCACAGTACTGCTGCGGCAGCAGGCCGAGCGACCCACGCGCTCCCGTGCAGCCAAGGCGAGCATCGATGCCCTGCCAGATGCGGCGCATCCGCTCTTCCAAGCCCTGCGTGCCTGGCGCGCCGAACAAGCGCGCGAGCAAGGCGTGCCGGCCTACATCGTGTTCGGGGACGCGACGCTCCGCGGAGTCGCCGCGAGCCGTCCGGGCAGCCTCGACGAGCTCGCGCAGATCTCCGGCGTCGGCGCGAAGAAGCTGGAGACCTACGGGGAGGGCGTGCTGGCGGTGGTTGCCGCGTCGGACGGCTGA
- a CDS encoding YcnI family protein, translating into MIRRSFAMAAAVAAAAVALAVATPLAAEAHVRIDPDQASAGTYAVITFRVPNESATAGTVGLEVDFPTDTPFTSVSYKPVPGWSAVVTTTTLPEPVKINGATVTSAPTKIVWTADAGTQVGPGQFQEFSVSAGIVPNTGKMVLPATQTYSDGSVVKWDQATPASGKEPEHPAPTLYINDQPPGDSTPTIVSSSTVPVASGASTTSTLGIGLGLGGLALGAIALVISVLALTRRPSAQAAPRADSSEGGEGSGGGEA; encoded by the coding sequence ATGATCAGACGAAGTTTCGCGATGGCAGCAGCTGTCGCAGCCGCCGCGGTCGCCCTCGCGGTCGCCACCCCCCTCGCAGCCGAGGCGCACGTGCGGATCGACCCGGACCAGGCATCGGCCGGCACGTACGCGGTGATCACGTTCCGCGTGCCGAACGAGTCCGCGACGGCCGGCACGGTCGGACTCGAGGTCGACTTCCCGACCGACACCCCGTTCACCTCGGTCTCGTACAAGCCGGTGCCCGGATGGTCGGCCGTCGTCACGACGACCACCTTGCCCGAGCCCGTGAAGATCAACGGCGCCACCGTCACGTCGGCTCCGACGAAGATCGTCTGGACCGCCGATGCCGGCACCCAGGTCGGCCCCGGCCAGTTCCAGGAGTTCAGTGTTTCGGCAGGCATCGTGCCGAACACCGGAAAGATGGTGCTCCCGGCAACGCAGACCTATTCGGACGGCAGCGTCGTGAAGTGGGACCAGGCGACACCGGCATCGGGCAAGGAGCCGGAGCATCCGGCGCCCACGCTCTACATCAACGACCAGCCACCCGGCGACTCGACCCCCACGATCGTGAGCAGCTCGACCGTACCGGTCGCCTCCGGCGCGTCGACGACGAGCACGCTCGGGATCGGTCTGGGCCTCGGCGGGCTGGCGCTCGGCGCCATCGCCCTCGTGATCTCGGTTCTCGCGCTGACCAGGCGTCCGAGCGCTCAGGCCGCTCCGCGGGCAGATTCATCGGAGGGCGGAGAAGGCTCGGGCGGGGGCGAGGCCTGA
- a CDS encoding copper resistance CopC family protein, which produces MPRRSRLSGGGSDHVRATRRIRLPKRRSLGAAAAVVALAAAAVVGALTSAPASAHDYLVDSSPKAGSTQTTPIDSVRLTFDDVVLDLATSGPGALLQVTGPDGASTHFETGCPTVQDRNVTAPVALGGPGKYLVTWQVVSADGHVVSDSIVFTYAPPSGTTVAKGSATSPCKGAGATSTAKASAGTAQGTVDSGAIVIVVVIAVAIVVLALIAVLVLVLTRRRAR; this is translated from the coding sequence ATGCCGCGTCGGTCTCGGCTTTCGGGAGGTGGATCAGACCACGTACGGGCGACACGTCGCATCCGCCTTCCGAAGAGGCGGAGCCTTGGCGCCGCGGCCGCGGTCGTCGCCCTCGCGGCCGCCGCGGTCGTCGGCGCGCTGACCTCGGCCCCCGCGAGCGCCCACGACTACCTCGTGGACAGCTCGCCGAAGGCGGGATCGACGCAGACGACCCCGATCGACAGCGTTCGTCTCACGTTCGACGACGTGGTGCTCGACCTGGCGACCTCGGGTCCAGGAGCGCTGCTGCAGGTGACGGGTCCCGACGGAGCGTCCACGCACTTCGAGACCGGATGCCCGACCGTGCAGGACCGCAACGTCACGGCTCCTGTGGCCCTCGGTGGCCCAGGAAAGTACCTGGTCACGTGGCAGGTCGTCTCCGCGGACGGTCACGTCGTGTCCGACTCGATCGTCTTCACGTACGCACCGCCGTCAGGAACGACTGTCGCCAAGGGCTCGGCAACGAGCCCGTGCAAGGGTGCTGGAGCCACCAGCACCGCGAAGGCGAGCGCGGGAACAGCGCAGGGGACCGTCGACTCCGGCGCGATCGTCATCGTCGTGGTCATCGCCGTGGCGATCGTCGTGCTCGCGCTGATCGCGGTGCTGGTGCTGGTCCTCACCCGACGGCGCGCCCGGTGA
- a CDS encoding SDR family oxidoreductase, with product MPIHFLTGATSGIGSALARALHGRGDELLLLARNDERAAELAAEFPGASTVVGDLEHPESLAESVGERMPTRLDSVLHVAGVVDLGPVSALPSAVWRRTLAVNLEAPAELTRLALPALREASGRVVFVNSGAGLNASPQWGAYAASKFGLRALADSLRAEEREAGVRVTSVYPGRTATPMQQRVHEQEGADYDDADWIRPESVVTAVLTALDLPRDADLTELRVRPGR from the coding sequence ATGCCCATCCATTTCCTCACCGGCGCCACCTCCGGCATCGGATCCGCCCTCGCCCGCGCTCTGCACGGGCGAGGGGACGAACTCCTGCTGCTGGCTCGGAACGACGAACGAGCCGCCGAGCTGGCAGCGGAGTTCCCGGGCGCGAGCACCGTGGTGGGCGACCTCGAACATCCGGAGTCTCTGGCGGAATCCGTCGGTGAGCGGATGCCGACCCGCCTCGACTCCGTGCTGCACGTCGCAGGAGTGGTCGACCTCGGTCCTGTCTCGGCGCTGCCATCCGCGGTGTGGCGGCGGACGCTCGCCGTGAATCTGGAGGCCCCTGCCGAGCTGACCCGCCTCGCGCTGCCGGCGCTGCGCGAGGCATCCGGTCGGGTGGTGTTCGTGAACTCGGGGGCAGGGCTGAATGCATCGCCGCAGTGGGGCGCGTATGCGGCGAGCAAGTTCGGGCTGCGTGCACTGGCTGATTCGCTCCGTGCCGAGGAGCGCGAGGCTGGTGTGCGCGTGACGAGCGTGTACCCCGGCCGGACGGCGACGCCGATGCAGCAGCGGGTGCACGAGCAGGAGGGCGCCGACTACGACGATGCCGACTGGATTCGCCCCGAATCGGTCGTGACAGCGGTGCTGACGGCGCTCGACCTGCCTCGCGACGCTGATCTGACGGAGCTGCGGGTGCGGCCGGGACGCTGA
- a CDS encoding aquaporin, whose protein sequence is MRLAQRPGDSTRVYPELSGREREYVHSFNDLRLEWVRLLAEFLGTYLLVLTAAGGGVVDALTHGAVGSAAAVTAPGLVVLAVILATGAVSGAHLNPVVTIAFAFRTDFQWMRVPGYVFAQLAGAAAAAATLAAVFGVHGAAGLTVPGPQFTDTQAAVVEGLLTFGLVTIILGAASGAQNVGALSAFAAGGWVVLAGLWAGAVSGASMNPARSIGPALVSGDYAHLWVYIVGPFVGSGLAVAAAFGLRGRGGDAVSRRAAQGAGPNRTSGT, encoded by the coding sequence ATGAGACTTGCGCAGCGTCCCGGCGACAGCACCCGTGTGTATCCCGAGCTCTCCGGCCGGGAGCGCGAGTACGTGCACTCCTTCAACGACCTGCGACTGGAGTGGGTTCGGCTTCTCGCCGAGTTCCTCGGCACATACCTGCTCGTGCTGACGGCGGCGGGCGGCGGCGTGGTGGATGCCCTGACGCACGGCGCCGTGGGATCCGCAGCGGCAGTGACGGCTCCCGGACTCGTGGTGCTGGCCGTCATCCTCGCGACGGGTGCTGTCTCCGGCGCACATCTGAACCCCGTCGTCACGATCGCGTTCGCGTTCCGCACCGATTTCCAGTGGATGCGGGTTCCCGGTTACGTGTTCGCCCAGCTCGCAGGAGCGGCGGCAGCGGCGGCGACGCTCGCGGCGGTCTTCGGCGTGCACGGGGCGGCGGGGCTCACGGTCCCCGGCCCGCAGTTCACCGACACGCAGGCCGCCGTGGTCGAGGGGCTCCTGACGTTCGGACTCGTGACGATCATTCTGGGCGCCGCCTCAGGAGCGCAGAACGTGGGTGCACTCTCGGCCTTCGCGGCCGGCGGATGGGTTGTCCTCGCCGGGTTGTGGGCCGGTGCGGTGAGCGGGGCGTCGATGAACCCCGCGCGATCGATCGGCCCGGCGCTGGTCAGCGGCGACTACGCCCATCTGTGGGTCTACATCGTGGGACCATTCGTGGGATCCGGACTCGCGGTGGCCGCCGCGTTCGGCCTTCGCGGACGCGGCGGCGATGCGGTGTCCAGACGCGCGGCACAGGGCGCGGGACCGAATCGCACGTCTGGCACGTAG
- a CDS encoding MFS transporter yields MTTATTPPPSRALFTKDHPRYKWVALSNTTLGMLMATINSSIVIISLPAIFKGIRLNPLEAGNVSYLLWMLMGYMLVTAVLVVTFGRLGDMYGRVRIYNLGFVVFTIGSIALAFDPFTNGAGAMWLIVWRLVQGIGGAMLFANSTAILTDAFPANRRGMALGINQVAAIAGSFIGLIVGGLLAVVDWRAVFFVSVPIGIIGTIWSYISLKEVGTKNPGKLDWPGNITFAVGLTALLTAITYGIQPYGGNSTGWTNPWVLGGIIGGALLLVVFTFIELRAKSPMFNMRLFRIRAFAMANLAGLLASVGRGGLQFMLIIWLQGIWLPLHGYNYADTPLWAGIYMLPITIGFLIAGPLSGVLSDRFGARLFATLGLLIVAITFVLLLLIPVNFEYWQFAIITGLSGIGSGMFGAPNRTAIMNSVPANQRGAASGMAGTVQNAGTSLSMGLFFSLLISGLAASLPSALYDGLTSHGVPSAAAHKIAELPPVSSVFATFLGYNPIESLLGPTGVLAKLPAADAATLTGKEFFPQLIQNAFHDGLAVVFIAAAIMSLIGAVASFSRGKKYVHADTAPVRLHNEPGGSADASDKASASVAATAADAPAAAVTSSATADATPTGAP; encoded by the coding sequence GTGACCACCGCCACCACACCGCCGCCCTCCCGCGCCCTGTTCACCAAGGACCACCCTCGCTACAAGTGGGTCGCCCTGAGCAACACCACCCTCGGCATGCTGATGGCGACGATCAACTCGTCGATCGTCATCATCTCGTTGCCCGCCATCTTCAAGGGCATCAGGCTCAACCCGCTCGAGGCGGGCAACGTGAGCTACCTGCTCTGGATGCTGATGGGCTACATGCTCGTCACCGCCGTGCTGGTCGTGACGTTCGGGCGCCTCGGCGACATGTACGGTCGCGTGCGCATCTACAACCTCGGCTTCGTGGTGTTCACGATCGGATCGATCGCCCTCGCGTTCGACCCGTTCACCAACGGCGCCGGAGCCATGTGGCTCATCGTATGGCGGCTCGTGCAGGGCATCGGCGGCGCCATGCTGTTCGCCAACTCGACAGCGATCCTGACGGATGCCTTCCCGGCGAACCGCCGCGGCATGGCCCTCGGGATCAACCAGGTCGCCGCCATCGCCGGAAGCTTCATCGGCCTCATCGTCGGCGGTCTGCTGGCCGTCGTCGACTGGCGTGCTGTCTTCTTCGTGAGCGTGCCGATCGGCATCATCGGCACCATCTGGTCGTACATCTCCCTCAAGGAGGTGGGGACCAAGAACCCCGGCAAGCTGGATTGGCCGGGCAACATCACGTTCGCCGTCGGCCTGACGGCACTGCTCACCGCGATCACGTACGGCATCCAGCCCTACGGCGGCAACTCCACCGGATGGACCAACCCCTGGGTACTGGGCGGGATCATCGGCGGCGCCCTGCTGCTCGTCGTCTTCACGTTCATCGAGCTGCGCGCGAAGTCGCCGATGTTCAACATGCGCCTGTTCAGGATCAGGGCGTTCGCGATGGCGAACCTCGCCGGACTCCTCGCATCGGTCGGGCGAGGCGGCCTGCAGTTCATGCTGATCATCTGGCTGCAGGGCATCTGGCTGCCGCTGCACGGCTACAACTATGCGGACACTCCCCTCTGGGCCGGCATCTACATGCTGCCGATCACGATCGGGTTCCTCATCGCCGGGCCGCTCTCCGGCGTGCTGTCCGACAGGTTCGGCGCTCGGCTGTTCGCGACGCTCGGCCTGCTCATCGTGGCGATCACCTTCGTGCTGCTGCTGCTCATCCCGGTGAACTTCGAGTACTGGCAGTTCGCCATCATCACCGGCCTCTCCGGAATCGGATCCGGCATGTTCGGGGCGCCGAACCGCACCGCGATCATGAACAGCGTTCCAGCGAATCAGCGAGGGGCGGCATCCGGAATGGCGGGCACGGTGCAGAACGCCGGGACGTCGCTCTCGATGGGTCTGTTCTTCTCGCTGCTCATCTCGGGTCTCGCCGCGTCGCTGCCGAGCGCCCTGTACGACGGGCTCACCTCGCACGGCGTTCCGTCGGCCGCCGCGCACAAGATCGCCGAGCTGCCGCCGGTGAGCAGTGTGTTCGCGACGTTCCTGGGCTACAACCCGATCGAGAGCCTGCTCGGGCCGACCGGCGTGCTCGCCAAACTGCCCGCCGCAGATGCGGCCACGCTGACGGGCAAGGAGTTCTTCCCCCAGCTGATCCAGAATGCGTTCCACGACGGACTCGCCGTGGTGTTCATCGCGGCGGCGATCATGTCCCTGATCGGCGCGGTCGCGTCCTTCAGCCGCGGCAAGAAGTATGTGCACGCCGACACCGCTCCTGTGCGCCTGCACAACGAGCCCGGCGGAAGTGCGGATGCCTCCGACAAGGCATCCGCTTCCGTCGCCGCGACGGCGGCCGATGCCCCCGCAGCCGCCGTCACGAGTTCAGCCACGGCCGACGCAACCCCGACCGGCGCGCCCTAG
- a CDS encoding MarR family transcriptional regulator, whose translation MPRPDTRTADADSADVHAAGDRDETAARLAVVVGRINRRIRAVGSHLTQAQLSALSSIARKGPLRPGDLARIESIGAPGITRLVADLEARGLVERHADPDDGRSSLVTATEAGAEAVLRARAERAERVGKLMAELDDDEVDAITGILDTLERVASAVPKPKEF comes from the coding sequence ATGCCACGCCCTGACACTCGCACCGCGGACGCCGATTCAGCCGACGTCCACGCGGCAGGCGACCGGGACGAGACGGCAGCGCGCCTCGCGGTCGTCGTCGGACGGATCAACCGCAGGATCCGCGCCGTCGGATCCCACCTCACCCAGGCGCAGCTGTCCGCTCTGTCGAGCATCGCGCGAAAGGGTCCGCTTCGTCCGGGCGATCTCGCCAGGATCGAGTCCATCGGCGCTCCCGGCATCACCCGCCTCGTGGCGGACCTCGAGGCACGCGGACTCGTGGAGCGACATGCGGATCCCGACGACGGACGCTCGTCGCTCGTGACCGCCACGGAGGCCGGGGCCGAGGCCGTGCTGCGCGCCCGGGCCGAACGCGCCGAGCGGGTCGGCAAGCTCATGGCCGAACTGGACGACGACGAGGTGGACGCGATCACGGGCATCCTGGACACGCTGGAGCGAGTGGCGTCTGCGGTGCCGAAGCCCAAGGAGTTCTGA
- a CDS encoding FMN-binding negative transcriptional regulator, with translation MRHTPHYLMTDPNEVKRLIRNNPWATIVSNTADGLVASHYPVLLDEDSDDIVILSHFGRPDEELHELGRHEVLVIIQGPHDYVSSSWYEPGDIVPTWNHVTAHLYGTPEILSEEENFRVLSRLTDHFEQHYPHGRSLSEDEAGARRIAKGTVGLRMLVTRFDARSKLSQNKKPEVTDRIIENIQQGNPGLAEEMRRVRH, from the coding sequence ATGAGGCACACCCCCCACTACCTGATGACGGATCCGAACGAGGTCAAACGACTGATCCGTAACAACCCGTGGGCCACGATCGTGTCGAACACGGCCGACGGACTCGTCGCCTCGCACTATCCGGTGCTGCTCGACGAGGACAGCGACGACATCGTGATCCTCAGCCACTTCGGTCGTCCTGACGAGGAGCTGCACGAGCTGGGGCGGCACGAGGTGCTGGTTATCATCCAGGGGCCGCACGATTACGTGTCCTCCAGCTGGTACGAGCCCGGCGACATCGTGCCGACCTGGAATCACGTGACCGCGCACCTGTACGGCACGCCGGAGATCCTCTCCGAAGAGGAGAATTTCCGGGTTCTGTCGCGGCTCACCGACCACTTCGAGCAGCATTACCCGCACGGCAGGAGCCTGTCGGAGGACGAGGCGGGCGCTCGCCGCATCGCGAAGGGCACTGTCGGACTGCGGATGCTCGTCACCCGCTTCGACGCACGCTCCAAGCTCAGCCAGAACAAGAAGCCAGAGGTCACCGACCGCATCATCGAGAACATCCAGCAGGGCAACCCCGGTCTTGCGGAGGAGATGCGCCGCGTCCGCCACTGA
- a CDS encoding PLD nuclease N-terminal domain-containing protein: MSLARSNFADLPTPSKVAVVVAVIVQVSLTVAGFVDLARRDQDEVRGPKPVWIPVILVNWVGPMVYFLAGRRR; the protein is encoded by the coding sequence ATGTCGCTCGCACGCAGCAACTTCGCCGACCTGCCGACGCCGTCCAAGGTGGCGGTCGTCGTCGCCGTCATCGTGCAGGTGTCCCTCACCGTCGCCGGGTTCGTCGATCTCGCACGACGCGATCAGGACGAGGTGCGCGGGCCGAAGCCGGTGTGGATCCCTGTGATCCTCGTCAACTGGGTGGGGCCGATGGTCTACTTCCTGGCCGGACGCCGGCGCTGA
- a CDS encoding YciI family protein: MKYMMIVATDPNAEPYSAEEDNIQEWGDFVSKKGAWIDGSRLRPSEDAKTVRLRQGELSVTDGPFLETKEMIAGYDVLECESVEDAVEIASKHPMARFGQIEVRPFWPFE, translated from the coding sequence ATGAAGTACATGATGATCGTGGCCACCGACCCCAACGCCGAGCCGTACTCGGCCGAGGAGGACAACATCCAGGAATGGGGCGACTTCGTCTCGAAGAAGGGCGCGTGGATCGACGGCAGCCGGCTGCGTCCTTCGGAGGACGCCAAGACGGTGCGCCTCCGCCAGGGCGAACTCTCGGTGACCGACGGCCCGTTCCTCGAGACGAAGGAGATGATCGCCGGCTACGACGTGCTCGAGTGCGAGAGCGTCGAGGATGCCGTCGAGATCGCATCGAAGCACCCCATGGCGCGATTCGGGCAGATCGAGGTGCGCCCGTTCTGGCCGTTCGAGTAA
- a CDS encoding MMPL family transporter, with amino-acid sequence MARWWQAVGAFSARRRWWVIAAWIVLLFTAVGSMVAFAKPLDSDITVKGLQSITTLHTVDRMFGTGNASGQVVFAAPKGKTLTAADAASVSRLTTQLSAVTGVSSAIDPFAAPRAGGLSADGRIGYITVQLDSPKLSSETATGILAAVDHADSPQLEVTATSGAVGASTTTSSQLPGIIVALVVLLITFGTIVAAGMPLVSALVGLGTGITAIYAATSFVSLTSVAPTLAILLGLAVGIDYSLFIVSRHRRQLLEGMSPQESLPLAVGTAGTAVFFAAATVIIALAGLAVEGLGFLTQMGLAAAFAVFVAMLAALTLTPALLSLAGSRLLSRRARRRLASGKVKRKRRIAAGWVAAIQKRPVLFLIGGLVLIGILAAPVAQLRLGLGNDGTMPSSTTQRQASDLLAEGFGAGADGPLEVLATYASTPTPAEAESLVRTVGATPGVAHALAAGAKGDAVLVAVIPKSEPSDDATVALVGALRDPSLRHAVQGTPQLEVTGQTAVDIDISARLASALPLYLGLVALFAFLLMVAVFRSILVPLKAAISFLLSLAAALGVTVAVFQWGWLGGLFGVDPPAPLLAFLPTIVIGVLFGLSMDYEMFLVTGMREHYVHHESARGAVSTGFQQGAKVVVAAALIMIGVFGNGVVEGDATIRPIAFALAVGILVDAFVVRMTIVPAVMALFGRAAWWLPQWLQRIVPSVDVEGASLSRPTTSALAAEAADAPEPVVDRV; translated from the coding sequence ATGGCTCGATGGTGGCAAGCGGTGGGAGCATTCAGCGCTCGACGTCGCTGGTGGGTGATCGCGGCGTGGATCGTGCTGCTGTTCACGGCCGTCGGGAGCATGGTGGCGTTCGCGAAGCCGTTGGACTCGGACATCACCGTCAAGGGGCTGCAGTCCATCACCACGCTGCACACCGTCGACCGCATGTTCGGCACCGGCAACGCCTCCGGCCAGGTCGTCTTCGCCGCGCCGAAGGGCAAGACGCTCACGGCGGCGGATGCCGCCTCCGTCAGCCGGCTGACGACGCAACTCTCCGCCGTCACCGGAGTGTCCTCTGCGATCGATCCGTTCGCCGCACCGAGGGCGGGCGGGCTCTCGGCCGACGGCCGGATCGGATACATCACGGTGCAACTCGACTCGCCGAAGCTGTCCTCGGAGACGGCGACGGGCATCCTCGCGGCCGTCGATCACGCGGATTCCCCGCAACTCGAGGTGACAGCGACCTCAGGGGCCGTCGGCGCCTCGACCACCACGTCGTCGCAGCTGCCCGGCATCATTGTGGCGCTCGTCGTGCTGCTCATCACGTTCGGCACCATCGTTGCGGCGGGGATGCCGCTGGTCTCCGCCCTGGTCGGTCTCGGAACGGGCATCACCGCGATCTACGCCGCGACCTCCTTCGTCTCCCTCACCTCGGTGGCACCGACCCTCGCGATCCTGCTCGGGCTCGCGGTGGGCATCGACTACTCGCTGTTCATCGTGAGCCGTCACCGACGCCAACTGCTGGAGGGGATGTCGCCGCAGGAGTCGCTGCCCCTGGCCGTCGGGACGGCGGGCACCGCCGTCTTCTTCGCCGCGGCGACCGTCATCATCGCGCTCGCCGGGCTGGCGGTCGAGGGCTTGGGATTCCTCACCCAGATGGGTCTCGCCGCGGCTTTCGCCGTGTTCGTCGCCATGCTCGCGGCACTCACACTGACGCCGGCGCTGCTGTCGCTGGCCGGATCCCGCCTGCTGAGTCGCCGCGCTCGTCGCCGGCTCGCGTCTGGCAAGGTGAAGCGCAAGCGACGGATCGCCGCGGGGTGGGTGGCCGCCATCCAGAAGCGGCCCGTGCTGTTCCTCATCGGCGGGCTCGTGCTGATCGGAATCCTCGCCGCGCCGGTGGCTCAGCTGCGGCTCGGACTCGGCAACGACGGGACGATGCCGTCGTCGACGACGCAGCGACAGGCATCCGATCTGCTCGCCGAGGGGTTCGGCGCCGGCGCTGACGGCCCGCTGGAGGTGCTCGCCACGTATGCCTCGACGCCCACGCCGGCCGAGGCGGAGTCGCTCGTGCGCACCGTGGGGGCGACCCCCGGTGTCGCGCATGCTCTGGCAGCGGGAGCGAAGGGCGATGCCGTGCTCGTGGCCGTGATCCCGAAGAGCGAGCCGTCTGACGACGCGACCGTCGCGCTTGTCGGCGCCCTGCGCGACCCATCTCTGAGGCACGCCGTGCAGGGGACCCCACAGCTCGAGGTCACCGGCCAGACCGCCGTGGACATCGACATCTCCGCGCGACTCGCGTCGGCGCTGCCGCTCTACCTCGGGCTGGTCGCTCTGTTCGCATTCCTGCTGATGGTCGCCGTTTTCCGGTCGATCCTGGTGCCGTTGAAGGCCGCGATCAGCTTTCTGCTCAGCCTTGCGGCAGCCCTTGGCGTCACTGTCGCCGTCTTCCAGTGGGGATGGCTCGGCGGCCTCTTCGGCGTCGATCCTCCGGCTCCGCTGCTCGCCTTCCTTCCCACCATCGTGATCGGGGTGCTCTTCGGTCTCTCGATGGACTACGAGATGTTCCTGGTCACGGGGATGCGCGAGCACTACGTGCATCACGAGAGCGCAAGGGGAGCTGTCTCCACCGGGTTCCAGCAGGGCGCCAAGGTCGTCGTGGCCGCCGCGCTCATCATGATCGGAGTCTTCGGCAACGGTGTCGTGGAAGGGGACGCGACGATCCGGCCGATCGCGTTCGCGCTGGCCGTCGGCATCCTCGTCGACGCGTTCGTCGTGCGCATGACGATCGTTCCCGCGGTCATGGCCCTGTTCGGGCGCGCCGCGTGGTGGCTTCCGCAATGGTTGCAGCGGATCGTGCCATCCGTGGATGTCGAGGGAGCGTCGCTGAGCCGGCCGACGACATCCGCTCTCGCAGCCGAGGCCGCCGATGCGCCGGAGCCGGTCGTCGACCGCGTGTGA